The Phragmites australis chromosome 15, lpPhrAust1.1, whole genome shotgun sequence genome window below encodes:
- the LOC133892691 gene encoding protein ENHANCED DISEASE RESISTANCE 2-like isoform X4: MREEVPLKSLLIDGNCRVEDRGLKTHHGQMIYVLCIYNKKQKEHQITMGTYDIEDALTWKKKIELIIDQQPDSMTAKNHKAFATMDFDMELGGQFSFSDRDSAAEDEEERPTLTRRTTIGNGPPDPIHDWTKEAEISLSNQNDPNQVYSKKNWRLLRCQNGLRIFEELLEVESLARSCSRAMRAVGVVEATCEAIFGLVMSMDVTRYEWDCSFRHGSLVEEVDGHTAILYHRLQLHWCPMLVWPRDLCYVRYWRRNDDGSYVELFRSTEHLNCNRQRGFVRAFIESGGFKICPLKCRNGRPRTQVQHLMQIDLKGWVLNYSPSFQYHSLLQILNCVAGLREYFSQTDDIHITPRIPAMESMVDAASAQKDQKLQEVDCNTKPADQGQAENKNMGTIDEESDEDEEYQVPQADIEEGPNKSDNEAKNNKDEPPEKIVFSCFSGILCRGADEKSRNCWTVPDSKIFKVRSKNFPHDKSKIPAESYLMELAAIDWFKDTKRMDNVARQKGCVAQVAAGKGTHTFVVNLQIPGSTHYSLVMYFVTSSLKKGSLLQRFFDGDDDFRNSRLKLIPSVPKSSWIVRQSVGSTPCLLGKAVDCSYVRGPGYLEVDVDIGSSAVANGVLGLVFGVVTTLVVDMAFLIQANTFDELPEQVIGAARLAHVEPSTAVVPDLENNSDSNKDDSSNDDNNNTTSSEDDLSKKTN; this comes from the exons ATGAGAGAAGAG GTGCCGCTCAAGTCGCTGCTGATAGATGGGAATTGCAGGGTGGAGGATAGAGGGCTCAAAACACATCATGGGCAA ATGATTTATGTCCTGTGCATTTATAACAAGAAACAAAAGGAGCATCAAATCACG ATGGGTACATATGATATTGAAGATGCATTGACCTGGAAAAAGAAGATAGAGCTCATCATTGATCAG CAACCAGACTCTATGACAGCTAAAAACCATAAGGCGTTTGCTACAATGGACTTTGACATGGAACTTGGAGGGCAGTTTTCGTTCTCGGATCGTGACAGCGC AGCTGAAGACGAAGAGGAACGGCCTACCTTGACTCGCAGGACAACTATAGGGAACG GTCCCCCTGATCCAATACATGATTGGACCAAAGAGGCTGAGATTAGTCTGTCCAATCAGAACGACCCCAATCAAGTTTACTCCAAGAAGAATTGGCGACTACTTAGATGCCAAAATG GGTTGCGCATTTTTGAAGAGCTTCTGGAAGTTGAATCCCTT GCAAGAAGCTGTAGCCGAGCTATGAGGGCTGTTGGTGTAGTGGAAGCCACATGTGAAGCCATTTTTGGGCTGGTGATGAGCATGGATGTAACAAGATACGA GTGGGATTGTAGCTTTCGCCATGGTAGTTTAGTTGAAGAGGTTGATGGTCACACTGCAATACTATATCATAGGTTGCAGCTGCATTGGTGTCCAAT GTTAGTCTGGCCTCGGGATCTGTGTTATGTTCGGTATTGGCGGCGTAATGATGATGGAAGCTATG TCGAGCTATTTCGATCTACAGAACATCTGAACTGTAACCGCCAGCGAGGATTTGTGAGGGCTTTTATTGAAA GTGGAGGGTTCAAGATTTGTCCTCTCAAGTGTCGCAATGGAAGGCCTCGTACTCAGGTTCAGCACCTTATGCAGATTGACCTGAAGGGATGGGTACTGAATTACTCTCCTTCCTTTCAGTATCATTCTTTGCTGCAGATACTGAACTGTGTTGCCG GGCTGCGTGAATATTTTTCCCAAACAGATGATATCCATATAACTCCAAGGATTCCTGCAATGGAGAGCATGGTTGATGCGGCTTCAGCACAAAAGGATCAGAAGCTTCAAGAAGTTGACTGCAATACTAAACCAGCAGATCAAGGACAAGCAGAAAATAAAAACATGGGAACGATTGATGAAGAATCGGATGAGGACGAGGAGTATCAAGTCCCTCAAGCTGATATAGAG GAAGGCCCTAACAAATCTGACAATGAAGCTAAAAACAACAAGG ATGAGCCTCcagaaaaaattgttttttcttgcttttctgGGATTCTCTGTCGTGGTGCGGATGAGAAAAGCCGCAACTGTTGGACAGTACCTGATAGCAAGATTTTTAAAGTTCGTAGCAAGAACTTCCCGCATGACAAATCAAAG ATACCTGCAGAAAGTTATCTCATGGAGCTTGCGGCCATTGATTGGTTTAAGGACACCAAGCGTATGGATAATGTTGCCAGGCAAAAAGGTTGTGTTGCTCAG GTTGCTGCTGGGAAAGGGACGCATACATTTGTTGTCAACTTACAG ATTCCTGGATCAACTCATTACAGCCTGGTCATGTATTTCGTCACGAGTTCCTTGAAAAAGGGATCATTACTGCAGCGTTTCTTTGATGGCGATGATGACTTCCGCAATAGTAGACTGAAGCTAATTCCATCCGTTCCTAAG AGCTCTTGGATAGTACGGCAGAGTGTTGGGAGCACCCCTTGTTTGTTGGGAAAGGCTGTAGATTGTAGCTACGTACGAGGTCCTGGGTATTTGGAG GTGGACGTTGACATTGGTTCTTCTGCAGTAGCAAATGGAGTTTTGGGCCTGGTGTTTGGTGTTGTCACAACATTAGTAGTTGATATGGCTTTCCTAATACAG GCAAACACATTTGATGAGCTCCCGGAGCAAGTTATAGGCGCAGCTCGGCTGGCTCATGTGGAACCGTCTACAGCTGTAGTTCCGGACCTTGAAAATAACAGTGACAGCAACAAAGATGACAGCAGCAACGACGATAACAACAACACTACATCCTCGGAGGATGATTTGTCAAAGAAAACCAACTGA
- the LOC133892691 gene encoding protein ENHANCED DISEASE RESISTANCE 2-like isoform X1, with the protein MLRSSASRREATAKAKSGELPKSAAISWKDVAAIAKSGELSKAVAAVREAAAVHHEGWMVRYDRRKIGKSFFHTRYFVLESRLLAYYKKKPKENMVPLKSLLIDGNCRVEDRGLKTHHGQMIYVLCIYNKKQKEHQITMGTYDIEDALTWKKKIELIIDQQPDSMTAKNHKAFATMDFDMELGGQFSFSDRDSAAEDEEERPTLTRRTTIGNGPPDPIHDWTKEAEISLSNQNDPNQVYSKKNWRLLRCQNGLRIFEELLEVESLARSCSRAMRAVGVVEATCEAIFGLVMSMDVTRYEWDCSFRHGSLVEEVDGHTAILYHRLQLHWCPMLVWPRDLCYVRYWRRNDDGSYVELFRSTEHLNCNRQRGFVRAFIESGGFKICPLKCRNGRPRTQVQHLMQIDLKGWVLNYSPSFQYHSLLQILNCVAGLREYFSQTDDIHITPRIPAMESMVDAASAQKDQKLQEVDCNTKPADQGQAENKNMGTIDEESDEDEEYQVPQADIEEGPNKSDNEAKNNKDEPPEKIVFSCFSGILCRGADEKSRNCWTVPDSKIFKVRSKNFPHDKSKIPAESYLMELAAIDWFKDTKRMDNVARQKGCVAQVAAGKGTHTFVVNLQIPGSTHYSLVMYFVTSSLKKGSLLQRFFDGDDDFRNSRLKLIPSVPKSSWIVRQSVGSTPCLLGKAVDCSYVRGPGYLEVDVDIGSSAVANGVLGLVFGVVTTLVVDMAFLIQANTFDELPEQVIGAARLAHVEPSTAVVPDLENNSDSNKDDSSNDDNNNTTSSEDDLSKKTN; encoded by the exons ATGCTGCGCTCGTCCGCGTCCAGGCGGGAGGCCACCGCGAAGGCCAAGAGCGGCGAGCTCCCCAAGTCCGCCGCCATTTCCTGGAAGGACGTCGCGGCCATCGCCAAGAGCGGCGAGCTGTCCAAGGCGGTGGCCGCCGTCAGGGAGGCCGCGGCCGTGCACCACGAGGGCTGGATGGTGCGCTACGACCGGCGGAAGATCGGCAAGTCCTTCTTCCACACGCGCTACTTCGTGCTCGAGAGCAGGCTGCTCGCCTACTACAAGAAGAAGCCCAAGGAAAACATG GTGCCGCTCAAGTCGCTGCTGATAGATGGGAATTGCAGGGTGGAGGATAGAGGGCTCAAAACACATCATGGGCAA ATGATTTATGTCCTGTGCATTTATAACAAGAAACAAAAGGAGCATCAAATCACG ATGGGTACATATGATATTGAAGATGCATTGACCTGGAAAAAGAAGATAGAGCTCATCATTGATCAG CAACCAGACTCTATGACAGCTAAAAACCATAAGGCGTTTGCTACAATGGACTTTGACATGGAACTTGGAGGGCAGTTTTCGTTCTCGGATCGTGACAGCGC AGCTGAAGACGAAGAGGAACGGCCTACCTTGACTCGCAGGACAACTATAGGGAACG GTCCCCCTGATCCAATACATGATTGGACCAAAGAGGCTGAGATTAGTCTGTCCAATCAGAACGACCCCAATCAAGTTTACTCCAAGAAGAATTGGCGACTACTTAGATGCCAAAATG GGTTGCGCATTTTTGAAGAGCTTCTGGAAGTTGAATCCCTT GCAAGAAGCTGTAGCCGAGCTATGAGGGCTGTTGGTGTAGTGGAAGCCACATGTGAAGCCATTTTTGGGCTGGTGATGAGCATGGATGTAACAAGATACGA GTGGGATTGTAGCTTTCGCCATGGTAGTTTAGTTGAAGAGGTTGATGGTCACACTGCAATACTATATCATAGGTTGCAGCTGCATTGGTGTCCAAT GTTAGTCTGGCCTCGGGATCTGTGTTATGTTCGGTATTGGCGGCGTAATGATGATGGAAGCTATG TCGAGCTATTTCGATCTACAGAACATCTGAACTGTAACCGCCAGCGAGGATTTGTGAGGGCTTTTATTGAAA GTGGAGGGTTCAAGATTTGTCCTCTCAAGTGTCGCAATGGAAGGCCTCGTACTCAGGTTCAGCACCTTATGCAGATTGACCTGAAGGGATGGGTACTGAATTACTCTCCTTCCTTTCAGTATCATTCTTTGCTGCAGATACTGAACTGTGTTGCCG GGCTGCGTGAATATTTTTCCCAAACAGATGATATCCATATAACTCCAAGGATTCCTGCAATGGAGAGCATGGTTGATGCGGCTTCAGCACAAAAGGATCAGAAGCTTCAAGAAGTTGACTGCAATACTAAACCAGCAGATCAAGGACAAGCAGAAAATAAAAACATGGGAACGATTGATGAAGAATCGGATGAGGACGAGGAGTATCAAGTCCCTCAAGCTGATATAGAG GAAGGCCCTAACAAATCTGACAATGAAGCTAAAAACAACAAGG ATGAGCCTCcagaaaaaattgttttttcttgcttttctgGGATTCTCTGTCGTGGTGCGGATGAGAAAAGCCGCAACTGTTGGACAGTACCTGATAGCAAGATTTTTAAAGTTCGTAGCAAGAACTTCCCGCATGACAAATCAAAG ATACCTGCAGAAAGTTATCTCATGGAGCTTGCGGCCATTGATTGGTTTAAGGACACCAAGCGTATGGATAATGTTGCCAGGCAAAAAGGTTGTGTTGCTCAG GTTGCTGCTGGGAAAGGGACGCATACATTTGTTGTCAACTTACAG ATTCCTGGATCAACTCATTACAGCCTGGTCATGTATTTCGTCACGAGTTCCTTGAAAAAGGGATCATTACTGCAGCGTTTCTTTGATGGCGATGATGACTTCCGCAATAGTAGACTGAAGCTAATTCCATCCGTTCCTAAG AGCTCTTGGATAGTACGGCAGAGTGTTGGGAGCACCCCTTGTTTGTTGGGAAAGGCTGTAGATTGTAGCTACGTACGAGGTCCTGGGTATTTGGAG GTGGACGTTGACATTGGTTCTTCTGCAGTAGCAAATGGAGTTTTGGGCCTGGTGTTTGGTGTTGTCACAACATTAGTAGTTGATATGGCTTTCCTAATACAG GCAAACACATTTGATGAGCTCCCGGAGCAAGTTATAGGCGCAGCTCGGCTGGCTCATGTGGAACCGTCTACAGCTGTAGTTCCGGACCTTGAAAATAACAGTGACAGCAACAAAGATGACAGCAGCAACGACGATAACAACAACACTACATCCTCGGAGGATGATTTGTCAAAGAAAACCAACTGA
- the LOC133892693 gene encoding uncharacterized protein LOC133892693 yields the protein MDVRRRPAAAAARDQPRQPPAAAAPAEPTKELILRPPNLGVVAAAMVLFLAPFSYLAFVHYPLAADLRQSILICGAMSLGGFFVALQLIPVAARYLLRRRMFGYDINKRGLPLGEIQVPEALGLVVGIVYLVIAIIFQQFNFAADSMWLVEYNAALASVCFMILLGFVDDVLDVPWRVKLLLPTIASLPLLMAYAGGTSISIPKPIAPYLGVAVLELGSLYKLFMLLLAVFCTNSINIHAGLNGLEVGQTVVISAAVLIHNVMRIGSSTDIEIQQAHEFSIYLVLPFLTTSLALLAFNWYPSSVFVGDTYTYFAGMALAVVGILGHFSETLLLFFLPQVLNFLCSVPQLFHFVPCPRHRLPRFDPETGLLTGTKDGNLVNIFLRLFGRCTEKALCIRLLIFQALSCIFCFWLRYMLTGWYK from the exons ATGGACGTCCGCCGCAGGCCCGCGGCGGCCGCTGCAAGGGACCAGCCTCGGCAGCCGCCGGCAGctgcggcgccggcggagccgaCGAAGGAACTGATCCTCCGGCCGCCGAACCTGGGCGTAGTCGCTGCGGCGATGGTGCTCTTCCTCGCGCCCTTCTCGTACCTCGCATTCGTGCACTACCCACTCGCCGCCGATCTGCGGCAATCCATCCTCATATGCGGCGCCATGAGCCTCGGCGGCTTCTTCGTCGCGCTCCAGCTTATCCCCGTCGCCGCACGctacctcctccgccgccggatGTTCGGCTACGACATCAACAAGAGGGGCTTGCCTCTGGGCGAAATCCAAGT GCCTGAGGCACTAGGCCTTGTTGTTGGGATTGTCTATTTAGTCATTGCAATTATATTTCAACAATTCAACTTCGCAGCAGACTCCATG TGGCTTGTTGAATACAATGCAGCATTAGCATCAGTCTGCTTTATGATTCTTCTTGGATTTGTTGATGATGTTCTTGATGTTCCATGGAGAGT GAAGCTTCTGCTGCCCACAATTGCATCACTTCCTCTGTTGATGGCATATGCTGGTGGTACCTCCATCAGCATTCCAAAGCCTATAGCCCCTTATCTTGGAGTAGCAGTTTTGGAGCTAG GTTCATTGTACAAGCTATTCATGCTCCTGTTAGCAGTCTTTTGTACAAACTCAATAAATATACATGCTGGCTTGAATGGTCTTGAAGTTGGGCAGACAGTTGTTATTTCTGCTGCG GTTTTGATACACAATGTAATGCGCATAGGATCTTCTACAGACATTGAAATCCAGCAAGCTCATGAATTCTCTATTTATCTTGTCCTGCCTTTCCTAACCACTTCTTTAGCTTTGCTAGCCTTTAACTG GTATCCTTCATCTGTTTTTGTTGGTGATACCTACACCTATTTTGCTGGAATGGCTTTGGCTGTGGTGGGAATTTTGGGACATTTCAG CGAGACGTTATTGCTCTTCTTTTTACCTCAAGTTCTTAATTTCTTGTGCTCAGTCCCACAG CTCTTTCACTTTGTTCCTTGCCCAAGACATAGGTTGCCAAG GTTTGATCCTGAAACAGGTCTGTTGACTGGTACCAAAGATGGGAATCTAGTTAACATATTCCTTAGGTTATTTGGAAGATGCACAGAGAAGGCCCTTTGCATAAGGCTCCTTATTTTTCAG GCTCTTTCTTGCATATTCTGCTTCTGGCTAAGATACATGCTTACCGGATGGTACAAATGA
- the LOC133892691 gene encoding protein ENHANCED DISEASE RESISTANCE 2-like isoform X3, giving the protein MLRSSASRREATAKAKSGELPKSAAISWKDVAAIAKSGELSKAVAAVREAAAVHHEGWMVRYDRRKIGKSFFHTRYFVLESRLLAYYKKKPKENMVPLKSLLIDGNCRVEDRGLKTHHGQMIYVLCIYNKKQKEHQITMGTYDIEDALTWKKKIELIIDQQPDSMTAKNHKAFATMDFDMELGGQFSFSDRDSAAEDEEERPTLTRRTTIGNGPPDPIHDWTKEAEISLSNQNDPNQVYSKKNWRLLRCQNGLRIFEELLEVESLARSCSRAMRAVGVVEATCEAIFGLVMSMDVTRYEWDCSFRHGSLVEEVDGHTAILYHRLQLHWCPMLVWPRDLCYVRYWRRNDDGSYVELFRSTEHLNCNRQRGFVRAFIESGGFKICPLKCRNGRPRTQVQHLMQIDLKGWVLNYSPSFQYHSLLQILNCVAGLREYFSQTDDIHITPRIPAMESMVDAASAQKDQKLQEVDCNTKPADQGQAENKNMGTIDEESDEDEEYQVPQADIEEGPNKSDNEAKNNKDEPPEKIVFSCFSGILCRGADEKSRNCWTVPDSKIFKVRSKNFPHDKSKIPAESYLMELAAIDWFKDTKRMDNVARQKGCVAQVAAGKGTHTFVVNLQIPGSTHYSLVMYFVTSSLKKGSLLQRFFDGDDDFRNSRLKLIPSVPKVDVDIGSSAVANGVLGLVFGVVTTLVVDMAFLIQANTFDELPEQVIGAARLAHVEPSTAVVPDLENNSDSNKDDSSNDDNNNTTSSEDDLSKKTN; this is encoded by the exons ATGCTGCGCTCGTCCGCGTCCAGGCGGGAGGCCACCGCGAAGGCCAAGAGCGGCGAGCTCCCCAAGTCCGCCGCCATTTCCTGGAAGGACGTCGCGGCCATCGCCAAGAGCGGCGAGCTGTCCAAGGCGGTGGCCGCCGTCAGGGAGGCCGCGGCCGTGCACCACGAGGGCTGGATGGTGCGCTACGACCGGCGGAAGATCGGCAAGTCCTTCTTCCACACGCGCTACTTCGTGCTCGAGAGCAGGCTGCTCGCCTACTACAAGAAGAAGCCCAAGGAAAACATG GTGCCGCTCAAGTCGCTGCTGATAGATGGGAATTGCAGGGTGGAGGATAGAGGGCTCAAAACACATCATGGGCAA ATGATTTATGTCCTGTGCATTTATAACAAGAAACAAAAGGAGCATCAAATCACG ATGGGTACATATGATATTGAAGATGCATTGACCTGGAAAAAGAAGATAGAGCTCATCATTGATCAG CAACCAGACTCTATGACAGCTAAAAACCATAAGGCGTTTGCTACAATGGACTTTGACATGGAACTTGGAGGGCAGTTTTCGTTCTCGGATCGTGACAGCGC AGCTGAAGACGAAGAGGAACGGCCTACCTTGACTCGCAGGACAACTATAGGGAACG GTCCCCCTGATCCAATACATGATTGGACCAAAGAGGCTGAGATTAGTCTGTCCAATCAGAACGACCCCAATCAAGTTTACTCCAAGAAGAATTGGCGACTACTTAGATGCCAAAATG GGTTGCGCATTTTTGAAGAGCTTCTGGAAGTTGAATCCCTT GCAAGAAGCTGTAGCCGAGCTATGAGGGCTGTTGGTGTAGTGGAAGCCACATGTGAAGCCATTTTTGGGCTGGTGATGAGCATGGATGTAACAAGATACGA GTGGGATTGTAGCTTTCGCCATGGTAGTTTAGTTGAAGAGGTTGATGGTCACACTGCAATACTATATCATAGGTTGCAGCTGCATTGGTGTCCAAT GTTAGTCTGGCCTCGGGATCTGTGTTATGTTCGGTATTGGCGGCGTAATGATGATGGAAGCTATG TCGAGCTATTTCGATCTACAGAACATCTGAACTGTAACCGCCAGCGAGGATTTGTGAGGGCTTTTATTGAAA GTGGAGGGTTCAAGATTTGTCCTCTCAAGTGTCGCAATGGAAGGCCTCGTACTCAGGTTCAGCACCTTATGCAGATTGACCTGAAGGGATGGGTACTGAATTACTCTCCTTCCTTTCAGTATCATTCTTTGCTGCAGATACTGAACTGTGTTGCCG GGCTGCGTGAATATTTTTCCCAAACAGATGATATCCATATAACTCCAAGGATTCCTGCAATGGAGAGCATGGTTGATGCGGCTTCAGCACAAAAGGATCAGAAGCTTCAAGAAGTTGACTGCAATACTAAACCAGCAGATCAAGGACAAGCAGAAAATAAAAACATGGGAACGATTGATGAAGAATCGGATGAGGACGAGGAGTATCAAGTCCCTCAAGCTGATATAGAG GAAGGCCCTAACAAATCTGACAATGAAGCTAAAAACAACAAGG ATGAGCCTCcagaaaaaattgttttttcttgcttttctgGGATTCTCTGTCGTGGTGCGGATGAGAAAAGCCGCAACTGTTGGACAGTACCTGATAGCAAGATTTTTAAAGTTCGTAGCAAGAACTTCCCGCATGACAAATCAAAG ATACCTGCAGAAAGTTATCTCATGGAGCTTGCGGCCATTGATTGGTTTAAGGACACCAAGCGTATGGATAATGTTGCCAGGCAAAAAGGTTGTGTTGCTCAG GTTGCTGCTGGGAAAGGGACGCATACATTTGTTGTCAACTTACAG ATTCCTGGATCAACTCATTACAGCCTGGTCATGTATTTCGTCACGAGTTCCTTGAAAAAGGGATCATTACTGCAGCGTTTCTTTGATGGCGATGATGACTTCCGCAATAGTAGACTGAAGCTAATTCCATCCGTTCCTAAG GTGGACGTTGACATTGGTTCTTCTGCAGTAGCAAATGGAGTTTTGGGCCTGGTGTTTGGTGTTGTCACAACATTAGTAGTTGATATGGCTTTCCTAATACAG GCAAACACATTTGATGAGCTCCCGGAGCAAGTTATAGGCGCAGCTCGGCTGGCTCATGTGGAACCGTCTACAGCTGTAGTTCCGGACCTTGAAAATAACAGTGACAGCAACAAAGATGACAGCAGCAACGACGATAACAACAACACTACATCCTCGGAGGATGATTTGTCAAAGAAAACCAACTGA
- the LOC133892691 gene encoding protein ENHANCED DISEASE RESISTANCE 2-like isoform X2 has product MLRSSASRREATAKAKSGELPKSAAISWKDVAAIAKSGELSKAVAAVREAAAVHHEGWMVRYDRRKIGKSFFHTRYFVLESRLLAYYKKKPKENMVPLKSLLIDGNCRVEDRGLKTHHGQMIYVLCIYNKKQKEHQITMGTYDIEDALTWKKKIELIIDQQPDSMTAKNHKAFATMDFDMELGGQFSFSDRDSAAEDEEERPTLTRRTTIGNGPPDPIHDWTKEAEISLSNQNDPNQVYSKKNWRLLRCQNGLRIFEELLEVESLARSCSRAMRAVGVVEATCEAIFGLVMSMDVTRYEWDCSFRHGSLVEEVDGHTAILYHRLQLHWCPMLVWPRDLCYVRYWRRNDDGSYVELFRSTEHLNCNRQRGFVRAFIESGGFKICPLKCRNGRPRTQVQHLMQIDLKGWVLNYSPSFQYHSLLQILNCVADDIHITPRIPAMESMVDAASAQKDQKLQEVDCNTKPADQGQAENKNMGTIDEESDEDEEYQVPQADIEEGPNKSDNEAKNNKDEPPEKIVFSCFSGILCRGADEKSRNCWTVPDSKIFKVRSKNFPHDKSKIPAESYLMELAAIDWFKDTKRMDNVARQKGCVAQVAAGKGTHTFVVNLQIPGSTHYSLVMYFVTSSLKKGSLLQRFFDGDDDFRNSRLKLIPSVPKSSWIVRQSVGSTPCLLGKAVDCSYVRGPGYLEVDVDIGSSAVANGVLGLVFGVVTTLVVDMAFLIQANTFDELPEQVIGAARLAHVEPSTAVVPDLENNSDSNKDDSSNDDNNNTTSSEDDLSKKTN; this is encoded by the exons ATGCTGCGCTCGTCCGCGTCCAGGCGGGAGGCCACCGCGAAGGCCAAGAGCGGCGAGCTCCCCAAGTCCGCCGCCATTTCCTGGAAGGACGTCGCGGCCATCGCCAAGAGCGGCGAGCTGTCCAAGGCGGTGGCCGCCGTCAGGGAGGCCGCGGCCGTGCACCACGAGGGCTGGATGGTGCGCTACGACCGGCGGAAGATCGGCAAGTCCTTCTTCCACACGCGCTACTTCGTGCTCGAGAGCAGGCTGCTCGCCTACTACAAGAAGAAGCCCAAGGAAAACATG GTGCCGCTCAAGTCGCTGCTGATAGATGGGAATTGCAGGGTGGAGGATAGAGGGCTCAAAACACATCATGGGCAA ATGATTTATGTCCTGTGCATTTATAACAAGAAACAAAAGGAGCATCAAATCACG ATGGGTACATATGATATTGAAGATGCATTGACCTGGAAAAAGAAGATAGAGCTCATCATTGATCAG CAACCAGACTCTATGACAGCTAAAAACCATAAGGCGTTTGCTACAATGGACTTTGACATGGAACTTGGAGGGCAGTTTTCGTTCTCGGATCGTGACAGCGC AGCTGAAGACGAAGAGGAACGGCCTACCTTGACTCGCAGGACAACTATAGGGAACG GTCCCCCTGATCCAATACATGATTGGACCAAAGAGGCTGAGATTAGTCTGTCCAATCAGAACGACCCCAATCAAGTTTACTCCAAGAAGAATTGGCGACTACTTAGATGCCAAAATG GGTTGCGCATTTTTGAAGAGCTTCTGGAAGTTGAATCCCTT GCAAGAAGCTGTAGCCGAGCTATGAGGGCTGTTGGTGTAGTGGAAGCCACATGTGAAGCCATTTTTGGGCTGGTGATGAGCATGGATGTAACAAGATACGA GTGGGATTGTAGCTTTCGCCATGGTAGTTTAGTTGAAGAGGTTGATGGTCACACTGCAATACTATATCATAGGTTGCAGCTGCATTGGTGTCCAAT GTTAGTCTGGCCTCGGGATCTGTGTTATGTTCGGTATTGGCGGCGTAATGATGATGGAAGCTATG TCGAGCTATTTCGATCTACAGAACATCTGAACTGTAACCGCCAGCGAGGATTTGTGAGGGCTTTTATTGAAA GTGGAGGGTTCAAGATTTGTCCTCTCAAGTGTCGCAATGGAAGGCCTCGTACTCAGGTTCAGCACCTTATGCAGATTGACCTGAAGGGATGGGTACTGAATTACTCTCCTTCCTTTCAGTATCATTCTTTGCTGCAGATACTGAACTGTGTTGCCG ATGATATCCATATAACTCCAAGGATTCCTGCAATGGAGAGCATGGTTGATGCGGCTTCAGCACAAAAGGATCAGAAGCTTCAAGAAGTTGACTGCAATACTAAACCAGCAGATCAAGGACAAGCAGAAAATAAAAACATGGGAACGATTGATGAAGAATCGGATGAGGACGAGGAGTATCAAGTCCCTCAAGCTGATATAGAG GAAGGCCCTAACAAATCTGACAATGAAGCTAAAAACAACAAGG ATGAGCCTCcagaaaaaattgttttttcttgcttttctgGGATTCTCTGTCGTGGTGCGGATGAGAAAAGCCGCAACTGTTGGACAGTACCTGATAGCAAGATTTTTAAAGTTCGTAGCAAGAACTTCCCGCATGACAAATCAAAG ATACCTGCAGAAAGTTATCTCATGGAGCTTGCGGCCATTGATTGGTTTAAGGACACCAAGCGTATGGATAATGTTGCCAGGCAAAAAGGTTGTGTTGCTCAG GTTGCTGCTGGGAAAGGGACGCATACATTTGTTGTCAACTTACAG ATTCCTGGATCAACTCATTACAGCCTGGTCATGTATTTCGTCACGAGTTCCTTGAAAAAGGGATCATTACTGCAGCGTTTCTTTGATGGCGATGATGACTTCCGCAATAGTAGACTGAAGCTAATTCCATCCGTTCCTAAG AGCTCTTGGATAGTACGGCAGAGTGTTGGGAGCACCCCTTGTTTGTTGGGAAAGGCTGTAGATTGTAGCTACGTACGAGGTCCTGGGTATTTGGAG GTGGACGTTGACATTGGTTCTTCTGCAGTAGCAAATGGAGTTTTGGGCCTGGTGTTTGGTGTTGTCACAACATTAGTAGTTGATATGGCTTTCCTAATACAG GCAAACACATTTGATGAGCTCCCGGAGCAAGTTATAGGCGCAGCTCGGCTGGCTCATGTGGAACCGTCTACAGCTGTAGTTCCGGACCTTGAAAATAACAGTGACAGCAACAAAGATGACAGCAGCAACGACGATAACAACAACACTACATCCTCGGAGGATGATTTGTCAAAGAAAACCAACTGA